The Stutzerimonas stutzeri RCH2 genomic interval TGTCGGCGTCGTTGCTGTACAGCGGGCCAGTGACTTGTACCGTCTGATCACCTAACCGCCAGCGGTCATGCGCGCGTCCGTTGAGCGAATACAGCAGGCAATGGTGCTGAGCAATATCGGCGGGCGTTTGGGGCCTGCCGTTACGCTCCAAGTAGTGCGGGGCGCCTACCAAAACGCGGCGATTCCAGGGAGCCAGCGCCAAGGCTACCCAACTCGCATCGTCAAACACACCGTAGCGCAGCGCAACGTCCACCGGGTCTCGAAATACGTCGGCCACTTGATCCGATATCAGCAAGCGAAGGCTGAGCGCCGGATGCTGACGACGGAACTCGGAAAGCCACGGCAGCAGTAGGTTACGGCCGAGATCTGACGGCGCGGAGACCTGCAGCAAACCATGCAGCTGAGTGCTTTCCCTGCGCACCCGGTCCTGGCCTTCGCGCAAGGTATCCAGCACCTCGCGGGCAAACGGCAGGTACTGGTCACCTTCGGCAGTCAACCGCAGGCTGCGCGTGGAGCGAGCGAACAGACGGACATCCAGGTCACGCTCGAGGCGCTTGATCGCTGCGGCCACCTGGCCCGGCAGCAGGCCGACCTCGCGGGCGACATTGGAGAAACTGCCCAGCGCGGCTGTGCGCACGAAAAGCTGAAGATCTTCGAACCGAACCATTTTCACACCTGTGGTGAAAGTGCTGGCGGATTTTGAGCCTTTTTCCAGGGGTATGGGAAGACGAAGATGCCCCTACGTTTCGCTTGTACCTGACCTTCAAGGATTGCCCACATGAAAGCTATCGTCTTCACCGAATACGGCCTGCCAATCGACGACCCTCGAGCATTGTTCGATAGTGAGCTGCCAGAACCTACCCCAGCGCCGCACGACCTGCTGGTGCAGGTCAGGGCCATCGCGGTGAACCCGGTCGATACCAAGGTCCGTTCCGGCAAGGGTGCTACCGAACAGCCCAAGGTGCTCGGCTGGGACGCTGTCGGCGTAGTGCGTGCCGTAGGCGCCGACGTGACGCTGTTTCAACCCGGCGATGAAGTCTTCTATGCCGGCGCCATCGACCGTCCAGGCAGCTACAGCGAGCTGCACCTGGTCGACGAACGTATTGTCGGACGCAAGCCGCGCAGCCTGGACGATGCCAGTGCCGCGGCTTTGCCATTGACCTCGATCACTGCCTGGGAATTGCTGTTCGACCGCCTGGGCATCAGCGAGCAGGGTGGAGCAGGACAGAGCCTGCTGATCCTGGGTGCCGGCGGCGGCGTGGGTTCGATCCTGACGCAACTGGCCCGCCAGTTGACCGGCCTGCAGGTGATCGGCACCGCTTCGCGCCCGGAAACCCGGGAATGGGTCAGTGCCCTGGGTGCGCATCATGTGATCAACCACAGCCGGCCGCTGGCCGAGCAGCTAAAGGGCATTGGTATCGAGGCGGTGGATCACGTGATCAGCCTCACCCACACCGACAGCTACCTTGCTCAACTGGTCGAGGTGTTGCGGCCCCAGGGCCATCTGGCACTGATCGACGATCCGGCCGTGCTCGATGTGGTGCCGCTCAAGCGCAAGTCGCTGGCGCTGCACTGGGAGCTGATGTTCACCCGCTCGCTGTACGGGACGGACGACATGATCAAGCAGCATCAGTTGCTCAACCGTGTGGCGAAGCTGATCGACGCCGGTGTGCTTAAGACGACTGTAGGCGAGCATTTCGGCCGCATCGAGGCGGCCAACCTGCGGCGTGCCCATGCACTGATCGAAAGCGGCAAAGCCATGGGCAAGATCGTTCTGGAAGGCTTCTGACTTATCCATGGACCAGCGCCCGCCGCGCGGGCAGGAGACTCATCATGCGCATCGAAAAACGGTTTCGCCACACACTGTTGGCCTTGGCGCTCGCCAGTCCAGTCACCTTCGCCACGCAACTCCAGCCGCTGCCGGCGAGCGCTGCGTCGGCTCGGCCGATTGGGGTGATTGATCAGGTATTTGCATTCCATGACGCCATGCCCACCGGCGTAACCGTCAGCGAGACCGGGCGTATCTTCGTCAACTTCCCGCGCTGGGGCGACGCCGTGCCTTTCACAGTGGGTGAAATTCGAGACGGGAGGGTTCAGCCGTACCCCAATGCAGCCATCAACACCGAAGATCCGGACGACCCGGCCAAGGGATTCATCAGTGTGCAAAGTGTGGTCGCCGACGGCATGGGGCGTATCTGGGTGCTGGACACAGCCGCGCCGGAGTTCGCCACGCCGCGTCCAGGCGGCGCGAAGCTGGTCGCCATCGACCTGGCCAGCAACCGGGTGGTCAAGACCCTGGTCTTTCCACCTGAGGTGATCCTGCCCACCACCTATGTCAACGACATGCGCTTCGACTTCCGGGTGGGCAAGCAAGGCACGGTTTACGTGACCGATTCATCCGTGTCCGGCCCTGGCGGCATCATCGTCATGGATATCGCCAGTGGTAAAGCCAGCCGTCGGTTGAGCGGCGCAGCACAGACCTCTGTCGACCCGGACTTCGTGCCGGTCGTGGAGGGCAGACCGGCGCTACTGACCAAAGGCACCGATGGCAAGCCGAAGGCGCTGGGGGTGGCTTCCGACGGCATCGCTTTATCCGCGGATGGAAAAGACCTCTATTTCTCTCCGTTGTCCAGTCGCCACCTGTACGCCGTGTCAACTGCACTGTTGCGCGACCCAGCTGTGAGCGAGGCACAGCTGCAGGCTGCCGTGCGTAACCTGGGTGAGAAGGGCGCCTCCGATGGCCTCGAGGCGGATGCCGAGGGTGCCGTTTACGCCACCGACTACGAACACAACGGAATTCGCAAGCGCCTGCCTGACGGCACGTGGCAAACCATTGTCCATGACCCGCGGGTGCTCTGGCCGGACACCCTTTCCATCGGCCCGGACGGCTACCTGTATTTCACCGCCAACCAGCTGCATCGCTCACCTGGCTTCAACGGTGGCCAGGACCTGCGTAGCAAGCCCTACAGCCTGTTGCGGGTAAAAATCGATGCAGCGCCGGCACCTACGCACTGAGACGGCCTCCGCCTACGCAGCTGCAATCGGAAAAACGTTGACTTCGGACTGTGCCCGAGACGCGCGTCTGCGGGCGAGGTGAAACCATGAAACCGATCATCCGTCTCGGTTACATCGACCTGAGCTTTCATGCGGCGAGTGCCGCGCTGGTGCAGCGCGTACTTGAACGCCACGACTATGAGGTTCAGGTCAGTGCCGCGCCACATGAAGACATGTTCCGCCGCTATGGTGCCGGCGCTGTCGACATGCTGGCCTCGGCCTGGCTGCCGGCGAGCCATGGAGACTACCTGGCGCCTTATGCCGCGCAAACACGCACGCTCGGCGTACTGTACCGGCCTTACTGCATCTGGGGCGTGCCGGACTATGTTCCCGTCGACGCGGTACAGAGCGTCGCGGATCTCCTTCGCCCCGAGGTCGCTACACGAATGACGCGGCTGATCCAGGGCATCAATCCCGGCGCCGGCATCAGCCGCTTCTCCAGGGCGATTGTCCAGCAATACGGCCTCGATCGGCTCGGATATCACTTCGAGAACGGTACTCAGGCCGATTGCTTCGTGCGCTACGAACAAGCCCATGCACGGCGCGAATGGTGCGTCGTGCCACTCTGGCATCCGCAGTTCCTGCATCACTCACACCGCATTCGCCCCTTGGACGAACCCCTGGGGCTGCTCGGTGGCCAGGATGACGCAACGCTGATCGTGAGCGAGCCATTTGCCCGCGATATGCCCGCGGCATTGCTCGAGGAACTGAACCGCCTCAGTCCAGGCAACGAAGTCATTAGCGAACTTGATCACTCGATCTGCCGCGATGGGATGTCAGCGCTGCAAGCCGCCGACGCGTGGCTGGCTCGCAGCGTTGCCCTTTGAAAACACTATCTGACAGGAGAAACCACCAATGGAACTCGCCAGCCTCGCCAAACGTCGCTATACCACCAAGGCTTTTGACGCCAGCCGCAAGATTCCGCAGGCGTCCATCGACGCGTTGCTTGAACAACTGCGCCACAGTCCGTCCTCGGTGAACTCGCAACCCTGGCACTTCGTCATTGCATCTACCGACGAAGGCAAGGCGCGAATCGCCAAGGGAACCGAGGGTAGCTTTGCCTACAACGCACCCAAGGTCCTCAAGGCTTCGCATGTGATCGTGTTGTGCAGCCGTAACGACATGACCGAGGAACACCTGCAGGCGCTGCTAGATCAGGAAGCGCGTGATGGCCGTTTCCATAGCGAGGATGCCAGGGTCGGGCAGGACAATGCCCGCCGCGGTTACGTAGCACTGCACCGCTATGACCAGAAGGACCTGCAGCATTGGATGGAAAAGCAGACCTATCTTGCGCTGGGGACCCTGCTGCTGGGTGCTGCCGCGCTTGGTCTGGACGCTACGCCAATGGAAGGCTTCGATTTCAAGAAGCTCGATGAGGAGCTGGGGCTGCGGGCACAGGGCCTTACCAGTTTGGTGCTGGTCGCGCTTGGCTATCGTGACGAAACCGATTTCAATGCCGGTCTACCAAAGTCGCGTCTGCCAGCGGAGCAGGTTTTCACTCATATTTAAGAAACAGGCCCCCCTAAATCGACGAGCAAGCGGGCGCCACTCGGCTTCCTGATGGCAGGGTTTCGCCAGCGGCTTCTTTTGTGAAGCAACGAGCAGCCGCTACGACAGGGCTTGATCGATCCAAGCAACCCTGGATGGTACCGATCAGCCCTATGGAAACGCCGGGGGGAGCGGCGCGCGAAGCGGCGATGATGAGGGGCCGCCTCGCGATGCCCTATAGGCGACGCTTGCGCTCATCGATTCACATCTACCACCACGCGACCGCGAACCTTGCCATTAAGTAACTGTTCGACGACCGGCATGGCCTCGCTCAGGCCAATCTCATGGGTGATCTGATCGAGTAGCGAGAGGTCCAGGTCAGTGCAAAGACGCTCCCAGGCCTCGACACGCTCCTTGTAGGAACGGGTGACGCTGTTGATGCCAAGCAGACTTACACCGCGCAAGATGAAGGGCGCCACCGTTGCTGGGAATTCCATCCCTTGAGCTAGGCCGCAAGCAGCAACGACCCCATCAGCGTGCGTACCGGCGCATACGTTAGCAAGCGTATGGCTACCGACCGAGTCGATTGCCGCGGCCCATCGCTCTTTCGCAAGGGCTCGCCCGGGATTGGACAGCTCGTTGCGATCGATGACGGTAGCTGCGCCTAAGCGCTTGAGATATTCCGTTTCGCCGATTCGGCCTGTCGCGGCGATCACCTGGTAGCCTCGGCGCGCCAGCAGCGCAATGGCGAAGCTGCCAACACCGCCATTGGCCCCCGTTACGAGTACCTCGCCACGCGCCGGCGTCAGGCCATGACGCTCGAGGGCTAACAGACAAAGCATCGCTGTATAGCCTGCAGTTCCTATTGCCATGGCCTGGCGTTCGCTCAAACCCTTCGGCAGCGGGATCAACCAATCCCCCCGCAGCCTGGCTTTCTGGGCCAATCCTCCCCAGTGGCTTTCACCTACGCCCCATCCGTTTAGCAAAACTCGGTCACCAACCTGATAGTGCGGGTGATTGCTGGCTTCAACCGTTCCGGCCAGGTCAATC includes:
- a CDS encoding LysR family transcriptional regulator gives rise to the protein MVRFEDLQLFVRTAALGSFSNVAREVGLLPGQVAAAIKRLERDLDVRLFARSTRSLRLTAEGDQYLPFAREVLDTLREGQDRVRRESTQLHGLLQVSAPSDLGRNLLLPWLSEFRRQHPALSLRLLISDQVADVFRDPVDVALRYGVFDDASWVALALAPWNRRVLVGAPHYLERNGRPQTPADIAQHHCLLYSLNGRAHDRWRLGDQTVQVTGPLYSNDADIARRLAVAGEGLVYKSWLDVHDDIEAGRLEIVLAQYQGESTPLNLVCPHRKQYSPAVQQLHALLRSHLDPLKQELPPLASDPGLIA
- a CDS encoding zinc-binding alcohol dehydrogenase family protein; this translates as MKAIVFTEYGLPIDDPRALFDSELPEPTPAPHDLLVQVRAIAVNPVDTKVRSGKGATEQPKVLGWDAVGVVRAVGADVTLFQPGDEVFYAGAIDRPGSYSELHLVDERIVGRKPRSLDDASAAALPLTSITAWELLFDRLGISEQGGAGQSLLILGAGGGVGSILTQLARQLTGLQVIGTASRPETREWVSALGAHHVINHSRPLAEQLKGIGIEAVDHVISLTHTDSYLAQLVEVLRPQGHLALIDDPAVLDVVPLKRKSLALHWELMFTRSLYGTDDMIKQHQLLNRVAKLIDAGVLKTTVGEHFGRIEAANLRRAHALIESGKAMGKIVLEGF
- a CDS encoding L-dopachrome tautomerase-related protein — protein: MRIEKRFRHTLLALALASPVTFATQLQPLPASAASARPIGVIDQVFAFHDAMPTGVTVSETGRIFVNFPRWGDAVPFTVGEIRDGRVQPYPNAAINTEDPDDPAKGFISVQSVVADGMGRIWVLDTAAPEFATPRPGGAKLVAIDLASNRVVKTLVFPPEVILPTTYVNDMRFDFRVGKQGTVYVTDSSVSGPGGIIVMDIASGKASRRLSGAAQTSVDPDFVPVVEGRPALLTKGTDGKPKALGVASDGIALSADGKDLYFSPLSSRHLYAVSTALLRDPAVSEAQLQAAVRNLGEKGASDGLEADAEGAVYATDYEHNGIRKRLPDGTWQTIVHDPRVLWPDTLSIGPDGYLYFTANQLHRSPGFNGGQDLRSKPYSLLRVKIDAAPAPTH
- a CDS encoding glycine betaine ABC transporter substrate-binding protein, whose amino-acid sequence is MKPIIRLGYIDLSFHAASAALVQRVLERHDYEVQVSAAPHEDMFRRYGAGAVDMLASAWLPASHGDYLAPYAAQTRTLGVLYRPYCIWGVPDYVPVDAVQSVADLLRPEVATRMTRLIQGINPGAGISRFSRAIVQQYGLDRLGYHFENGTQADCFVRYEQAHARREWCVVPLWHPQFLHHSHRIRPLDEPLGLLGGQDDATLIVSEPFARDMPAALLEELNRLSPGNEVISELDHSICRDGMSALQAADAWLARSVAL
- a CDS encoding oxygen-insensitive NAD(P)H-dependent nitroreductase NfsB; amino-acid sequence: MELASLAKRRYTTKAFDASRKIPQASIDALLEQLRHSPSSVNSQPWHFVIASTDEGKARIAKGTEGSFAYNAPKVLKASHVIVLCSRNDMTEEHLQALLDQEARDGRFHSEDARVGQDNARRGYVALHRYDQKDLQHWMEKQTYLALGTLLLGAAALGLDATPMEGFDFKKLDEELGLRAQGLTSLVLVALGYRDETDFNAGLPKSRLPAEQVFTHI
- a CDS encoding MDR family oxidoreductase, which produces MFKAILIEKNTDGYQAQLADLHDEQLPAGDVTVRVSYSTLNYKDGLAISGKSPVVRQFPMIPGIDLAGTVEASNHPHYQVGDRVLLNGWGVGESHWGGLAQKARLRGDWLIPLPKGLSERQAMAIGTAGYTAMLCLLALERHGLTPARGEVLVTGANGGVGSFAIALLARRGYQVIAATGRIGETEYLKRLGAATVIDRNELSNPGRALAKERWAAAIDSVGSHTLANVCAGTHADGVVAACGLAQGMEFPATVAPFILRGVSLLGINSVTRSYKERVEAWERLCTDLDLSLLDQITHEIGLSEAMPVVEQLLNGKVRGRVVVDVNR